The Carassius auratus strain Wakin chromosome 27, ASM336829v1, whole genome shotgun sequence genome includes a region encoding these proteins:
- the LOC113045537 gene encoding kelch-like protein 20 isoform X2, protein MVSRKPRGCIDIIWPNLDDLKFNLDRFNGQIRGTSARTDTTGMDITSRCTLGDPNKLPEGVPQPARMPYISDKHPRQTLEVINLLRKHRELCDVVLVVGAKKIYAHRVILSACSPYFRAMFTGELAESRQTEVVIRDIDERAMELLIDFAYTSQVTVEEGNVQTLLPAACLLQLAEIQEACCEFLKRQLDPSNCLGIRAFADTHSCRELLRIADKFTQHNFQEVMESEEFMLLPANQLIDIISSDELNVRSEEQVFNAVMAWVKYSIQERRPQLPQVLQHVRLPLLSPKFLVGTVGSDPLIKSDEECRDLVDEAKNYLLLPQERPLMQGPRTRPRKPIRCGEVLFAVGGWCSGDAISSVERYDPQTNEWRMVASMSKRRCGVGVSVLDDLLYAVGGHDGSSYLNSVERYDPKTNQWSSDVAPTSTCRTSVGVAVLGGYLYAVGGQDGVSCLNIVERYDPKENKWTRVASMSTRRLGVAVAVLGGFLYAVGGSDGTSPLNTVERYNPQENRWHTVAPMGTRRKHLGCAVYQDMIYSVGGRDDTTELSSAERYNPRTNQWSPVVAMTSRRSGVGLAVVNGQLMAVGGFDGTTYLKTIEVYDPDANTWRLYGGMNYRRLGGGVGVIKMTHCESHIW, encoded by the exons ATGGTGTCCCGTAAACCCAGAGGTTGTATTGATATTATCTGGCCAAATCTCGACGACTTAAAATTCAACCTGGATCGTTTTAATGGACAAATAAG GGGTACCAGTGCCCGCACAGATACCACAGGAATGGATATCACAAGTCGCTGCACCCTTGGTGACCCCAACAAGCTCCCAGAGGGAGTTCCTCAGCCTGCCAGGATGCCCTACATCTCAGACAAGCACCCTCGGCAGACCCTGGAGGTCATCAACCTGCTCCGGAAGCACCGAGAGCTGTGTGACGTGGTTTTGGTGGTGGGAGCCAAGAAGATCTATGCACACCGTGTGATCCTGTCCGCCTGCAGCCCCTACTTCAGAGCCATGTTCACGGGGGAACTGGCCGAGAGCCGACAGACAGAAGTTGTGATCCGGGATATCGATGAACGAGCCATGGAGCTGCTCATCGACTTTGCTTATACCTCACAG GTGACTGTGGAGGAGGGTAATGTGCAGACTTTGCTGCCTGCTGCCTGCTTGTTGCAACTGGCAGAGATTCAGGAAGCCTGCTGTGAATTCCTGAAGCGGCAATTGGACCCCTCCAACTGCTTAGGCATCAGGGCCTTCGCCGACACTCACTCCTGCAGAGAGCTGCTGCGTATTGCTGATAAGTTCACCCAGCATAACTTTCAGGAG GTGATGGAGAGTGAAGAGTTCATGCTGCTGCCAGCCAATCAGCTGATAGACATCATCTCCAGTGATGAGCTCAATGTTCGGAGTGAGGAGCAGGTGTTTAATGCTGTAATGGCTTGGGTTAAATACAGCATCCAGGAGCGCAGGCCTCAGCTGCCACAG GTTCTGCAACATGTGCGTCTTCCCCTTTTGAGCCCGAAGTTTCTGGTTGGGACGGTGGGTTCAGATCCTCTAATCAAGAGTGATGAGGAGTGTAG agacttggttgatgAAGCCAAGAACTACCTCCTGCTACCCCAAGAGCGCCCCCTAATGCAGGGACCTCGAACCCGGCCCAGAAAGCCTATCCGTTGTGGAGAAGTACTGTTTGCTG TGGGAGGTTGGTGCAGCGGTGATGCTATCTCAAGCGTTGAGCGCTACGACCCTCAGACCAATGAGTGGAGGATGGTGGCGTCCATGAGCAAGCGGCGCTGTGGAGTTGGTGTCAGTGTTCTGGATGATCTGTTGTATGCAGTTGGCGGACACGACGGCTCATCTTATCTCAATAGTGTGGAGAG GTATGATCCTAAGACGAACCAGTGGAGCAGTGACGTGGCCCCTACTAGCACCTGCAGGACCAGTGTGGGTGTTGCTGTTTTAGGAGGGTATCTGTATGCCGTGGGAGGTCAGGATGGAGTTTCCTGTCTCAACATTGTCGAAAG GTATGATCCGAAAGAGAATAAGTGGACTCGTGTTGCCTCGATGAGTACCAGGCGGTTGGGTGTAGCTGTAGCTGTATTAGGAGGTTTTCTTTACGCGGTAGGCGGTTCAGATGGCACATCCCCATTAAACACAG TGGAGCGGTATAACCCTCAAGAGAACCGCTGGCATACAGTGGCACCCATGGGCACCCGTCGGAAACACCTTGGCTGTGCTGTATACCAGGACATGATCTACTCTGTGGGCGGCAGAGACGATACCACAGAACTGAGCAGCGCAGAGCGATACAATCCCAGAACCAATCAGTGGTCACCTGTGGTCGCAATGACGTCCAGAAGAAGCGGG
- the LOC113045537 gene encoding kelch-like protein 20 isoform X1, whose protein sequence is MVSRKPRGCIDIIWPNLDDLKFNLDRFNGQIRGTSARTDTTGMDITSRCTLGDPNKLPEGVPQPARMPYISDKHPRQTLEVINLLRKHRELCDVVLVVGAKKIYAHRVILSACSPYFRAMFTGELAESRQTEVVIRDIDERAMELLIDFAYTSQVTVEEGNVQTLLPAACLLQLAEIQEACCEFLKRQLDPSNCLGIRAFADTHSCRELLRIADKFTQHNFQEVMESEEFMLLPANQLIDIISSDELNVRSEEQVFNAVMAWVKYSIQERRPQLPQVLQHVRLPLLSPKFLVGTVGSDPLIKSDEECRDLVDEAKNYLLLPQERPLMQGPRTRPRKPIRCGEVLFAVGGWCSGDAISSVERYDPQTNEWRMVASMSKRRCGVGVSVLDDLLYAVGGHDGSSYLNSVERYDPKTNQWSSDVAPTSTCRTSVGVAVLGGYLYAVGGQDGVSCLNIVERLVLRYDPKENKWTRVASMSTRRLGVAVAVLGGFLYAVGGSDGTSPLNTVERYNPQENRWHTVAPMGTRRKHLGCAVYQDMIYSVGGRDDTTELSSAERYNPRTNQWSPVVAMTSRRSGVGLAVVNGQLMAVGGFDGTTYLKTIEVYDPDANTWRLYGGMNYRRLGGGVGVIKMTHCESHIW, encoded by the exons ATGGTGTCCCGTAAACCCAGAGGTTGTATTGATATTATCTGGCCAAATCTCGACGACTTAAAATTCAACCTGGATCGTTTTAATGGACAAATAAG GGGTACCAGTGCCCGCACAGATACCACAGGAATGGATATCACAAGTCGCTGCACCCTTGGTGACCCCAACAAGCTCCCAGAGGGAGTTCCTCAGCCTGCCAGGATGCCCTACATCTCAGACAAGCACCCTCGGCAGACCCTGGAGGTCATCAACCTGCTCCGGAAGCACCGAGAGCTGTGTGACGTGGTTTTGGTGGTGGGAGCCAAGAAGATCTATGCACACCGTGTGATCCTGTCCGCCTGCAGCCCCTACTTCAGAGCCATGTTCACGGGGGAACTGGCCGAGAGCCGACAGACAGAAGTTGTGATCCGGGATATCGATGAACGAGCCATGGAGCTGCTCATCGACTTTGCTTATACCTCACAG GTGACTGTGGAGGAGGGTAATGTGCAGACTTTGCTGCCTGCTGCCTGCTTGTTGCAACTGGCAGAGATTCAGGAAGCCTGCTGTGAATTCCTGAAGCGGCAATTGGACCCCTCCAACTGCTTAGGCATCAGGGCCTTCGCCGACACTCACTCCTGCAGAGAGCTGCTGCGTATTGCTGATAAGTTCACCCAGCATAACTTTCAGGAG GTGATGGAGAGTGAAGAGTTCATGCTGCTGCCAGCCAATCAGCTGATAGACATCATCTCCAGTGATGAGCTCAATGTTCGGAGTGAGGAGCAGGTGTTTAATGCTGTAATGGCTTGGGTTAAATACAGCATCCAGGAGCGCAGGCCTCAGCTGCCACAG GTTCTGCAACATGTGCGTCTTCCCCTTTTGAGCCCGAAGTTTCTGGTTGGGACGGTGGGTTCAGATCCTCTAATCAAGAGTGATGAGGAGTGTAG agacttggttgatgAAGCCAAGAACTACCTCCTGCTACCCCAAGAGCGCCCCCTAATGCAGGGACCTCGAACCCGGCCCAGAAAGCCTATCCGTTGTGGAGAAGTACTGTTTGCTG TGGGAGGTTGGTGCAGCGGTGATGCTATCTCAAGCGTTGAGCGCTACGACCCTCAGACCAATGAGTGGAGGATGGTGGCGTCCATGAGCAAGCGGCGCTGTGGAGTTGGTGTCAGTGTTCTGGATGATCTGTTGTATGCAGTTGGCGGACACGACGGCTCATCTTATCTCAATAGTGTGGAGAG GTATGATCCTAAGACGAACCAGTGGAGCAGTGACGTGGCCCCTACTAGCACCTGCAGGACCAGTGTGGGTGTTGCTGTTTTAGGAGGGTATCTGTATGCCGTGGGAGGTCAGGATGGAGTTTCCTGTCTCAACATTGTCGAAAGGTTAGTATTAAG GTATGATCCGAAAGAGAATAAGTGGACTCGTGTTGCCTCGATGAGTACCAGGCGGTTGGGTGTAGCTGTAGCTGTATTAGGAGGTTTTCTTTACGCGGTAGGCGGTTCAGATGGCACATCCCCATTAAACACAG TGGAGCGGTATAACCCTCAAGAGAACCGCTGGCATACAGTGGCACCCATGGGCACCCGTCGGAAACACCTTGGCTGTGCTGTATACCAGGACATGATCTACTCTGTGGGCGGCAGAGACGATACCACAGAACTGAGCAGCGCAGAGCGATACAATCCCAGAACCAATCAGTGGTCACCTGTGGTCGCAATGACGTCCAGAAGAAGCGGG